The Anticarsia gemmatalis isolate Benzon Research Colony breed Stoneville strain chromosome 29, ilAntGemm2 primary, whole genome shotgun sequence genome window below encodes:
- the GCS1 gene encoding mannosyl-oligosaccharide glucosidase — translation MVRHRKPAVRIANNNETSSSSGGSESSFGSRTFKFLSVWKTGVGFACFLIAVYVSTLGYLETRVNTPFDDDKVVIYNGLQVPDRYWGTYRPGVYLGIKSREPRSPVFGLMWYQLAQATHKGIRHWCDQNDQLATYGWLRHDGVTFGEQLISDPPHNITTSFIKTPGGEHGGHWTARINVTTKGNTNVPFVLIWYAALDESLGPAAPHSRLWYEDGAILGHTPQLHNFRLNLLPYQGKLLHVSHSEGHAPGLHLLKEKFYALLKVERHSVFGRLAVLGADDELNDKDKDINFVPVQMIVETPFVMDIVYTTEDLPTPPLKADEYTTELEHKKQDFDMEFEKKFRLNEKGYPPEDVSVAKAALSNMLGGVGYFYGAGRVQSHYTREPVPYWRAPLYTAVPSRSFFPRGFLWDEGFHGLLLGRWSLDIQMDIAAHWLDLINVEGWIPREQILGSEALARVPKEFVVQSNAAANPPMLLIQLAHFVRTRPHMFAVNSPHRNTLDRMFTRLQAWYQWFQTSQKGEEATAYRWRGREDDNLQLNPKTLTSGLDDYPRASHPSDIERHVDLRCWMFAAADAMTTIADILQRDSTKFESTLYQLGDEDLLNELHWSPHTQTYADYGLHTDGVRLVRQQPKSPSESVRVVRTVTAPPVPRLVTSAFGYVSLFPMLLKVLQPESDKLGKMLEDLDKPDLLWSPYGLRSLSKSSPLYMKRNTEHDPPYWRGQVWININYLALSALKHYGTKKGPHAKRAMELHSRLRDNVVRNILKEYKRTGYLWEQYSGEDGKGSGCKPFSGWTGLVVLIMADEY, via the exons atGGTTAGGCATAGGAAACCGGCTGTACGTATTGCAAATAACAATGAAACTAGTAGCAGTTCAGGAGGGAGCGAGTCTTCTTTCGGCAGTCGCACGTTTAAATTTCTTTCTGTATGGAAAACTGGTGTCGGCTTTGCTTGTTTCCTGATTGCAGTGTATGTCAGTACCCTTGGGTACCTGGAGACGAGAGTCAATACTCCTTTTGACGATGATAAG GTGGTCATATACAATGGTCTTCAAGTGCCGGACCGGTACTGGGGCACGTACCGACCGGGAGTGTACCTGGGAATCAAGAGTAGAGAGCCACGGTCTCCTGTGTTTGGACTCATGTGGTATCAGCTTGCACAGGCCACACATAAGGGAATTAG ACACTGGTGCGATCAGAACGACCAGCTAGCGACGTACGGCTGGCTGCGTCACGATGGGGTCACGTTCGGCGAGCAGCTGATCTCTGACCCCCCACATAACATCACTACGTCGTTCATAAAGACCCCCGGCGGGGAGCACGGGGGGCATTGGACGGCTAGGATTAATGTTACTACTAAG GGTAATACAAACGTGCCGTTCGTACTGATCTGGTACGCGGCCCTGGACGAGTCGCTGGGCCCCGCGGCGCCACACTCGCGGCTGTGGTACGAGGACGGCGCCATACTGGGACACACGCCGCAACTACACAACTTTAGACTCAACTTGCTGCCTTATCAAG GCAAGCTCCTCCACGTATCCCACTCGGAAGGCCACGCGCCGGGGCTGCACTTGCTCAAAGAGAAGTTCTACGCGCTACTCAAAGTTGAGAGACACTCAGTATTCGGCAGACTCGCCGTACTTGGCGCTGATGATGAACTCAATGATAAG GATAAAGACATAAACTTCGTACCGGTCCAGATGATAGTGGAAACGCCGTTCGTGATGGACATAGTGTACACAACAGAAGACCTGCCCACCCCGCCGCTCAAGGCGGATGAGTATACCACCGAGCTGGAACACAAGAAACAAGACTTTGATATggagtttgaaaaaaaatttagaTTAAATGAGAAAGG GTACCCCCCCGAGGACGTGTCGGTGGCTAAGGCGGCGTTGTCCAACATGTTGGGCGGCGTGGGCTACTTCTACGGCGCCGGCCGCGTGCAGTCGCACTACACGCGGGAACCCGTGCCGTACTGGCGAGCACCGCTCTACACCGCCGTGCCTAGCAG ATCATTCTTCCCTCGTGGTTTCCTATGGGACGAAGGTTTCCACGGTCTACTCCTGGGTCGCTGGAGTCTGGACATACAGATGGACATCGCGGCTCACTGGCTGGACCTCATCAATGTTGAGGGCTGGATACCTAGAGAACAGATATTAG GGTCTGAGGCCTTAGCCCGCGTGCCGAAGGAGTTCGTAGTACAGAGCAACGCGGCGGCCAACCCGCCCATGTTGCTGATACAGCTGGCGCACTTCGTCAGGACCCGGCCGCACATGTTCGCCGTCAACTCGCCGCACCGCAACACGCTGGACAGAATGTTTACACGACTACAG GCATGGTACCAATGGTTTCAAACAAGTCAGAAGGGAGAAGAAGCCACCGCGTATCGCTGGCGAGGGAGAGAAGACGACAACCTACAGCTGAACCCTAAAACGTTGACGTCTGGGTTGGATGATTATCCCAG AGCGTCTCACCCGTCGGACATAGAGCGCCACGTGGACCTTCGTTGTTGGATGTTCGCGGCCGCCGACGCTATGACCACCATCGCTGATATACTGCAGAGAGACAGCACCAA aTTCGAGTCAACTCTATATCAGTTAGGTGATGAAGATCTCCTGAACGAGTTACATTGGTCACCGCACACACAAACATACGCTGATTATG GGCTACATACTGACGGCGTGCGTTTAGTGAGACAACAGCCGAAGTCTCCGTCAGAGAGTGTGCGAGTAGTTCGTACTGTGACCGCGCCGCCCGTACCACGACTTGTTACTTCTGCGTTTG GTTACGTGTCCCTATTCCCGATGTTACTGAAAGTGTTACAGCCTGAAAGCGACAAGTTAGGCAAGATGTTAGAAGATCTAGATAAACCTGACTTACTCTGGTCGCCGTACGGACTCCG ATCTCTTTCGAAGTCTTCGCCGTTGTACATGAAGCGCAACACAGAGCACGACCCGCCATATTGGCGTGGTCAAGTGTGGATCAACATCAACTATCTCGCGTTGTCTGCGCTCAAACACTACGGCACTAAGAAAGGGCCTCACGCTAAAAGAGCAATGGAATTACACAGCAGGCTGAGGGACAATGTCGTGC GTAACATATTGAAAGAGTACAAGCGTACGGGGTACCTGTGGGAGCAGTACTCGGGCGAGGACGGCAAGGGCTCGGGCTGTAAGCCCTTCAGCGGCTGGACCGGCTTAGTCGTGCTAATAATGGCTGATGAGTATTGA